The Drosophila bipectinata strain 14024-0381.07 chromosome 2L, DbipHiC1v2, whole genome shotgun sequence genome has a segment encoding these proteins:
- the LOC108125109 gene encoding probable inactive protein kinase DDB_G0270444, translating into MMASCDVQSSPSQEELKQKETIKNVKNSEERDQAKASSQDEMTAAVALAAAAAIETDPSPISEGEVRSVSSTAKMTKIPGPVLPGPSGSFIQTTKRHYSSVLRLAKSHTSVASGKDLERDQNRSNGSGQNTTDDSGINMEFSISDVEPSCSGESGPILETILQAIPTTTSELEMELAEQQTLKELQRVVAEMEAEVALDDLEEMQKDETHSDEQPIFEVLPEVEAAVEEANQEGIQNSLGYAELKSLHEPDPGAAEEASKESVKLEEFKPSQDLFEQLDSEASTEKPTTSGGGAPPKSFIEEQLQKSVEESIVDPCLERAKQLIEELQVALRAAPETDEEKFKREQLENSDPASPAGFLGQKFPHQVQADGATEVVPEVASTEVADEDLSATSEVALVERPSQVSHMDGSVGSDRRMVSLEQLLDAERNVELLRQLLQGGPDVDEAASDMITDTEAYSEETDSIATEEDDDEDENENEIVTGDEVASENTEEEMMKADSETEKPSSYLFAMMQRLAGNKMARISYPLLFCGLAISLIYLSRKV; encoded by the coding sequence ATGATGGCCAGCTGCGATGTGCAGTCTTCTCCCTCCCAGGAGGAGTTAAAGCAGAAAGAAACAATCAAGAATGTTAAAAATTCGGAGGAACGTGACCAAGCCAAAGCCAGTTCCCAAGATGAAATGACAGCGGCTGTGGCTTTGGCTGCAGCGGCGGCCATTGAAACGGATCCGTCGCCCATATCGGAGGGTGAGGTGCGATCCGTCAGTTCTACCGCAAAAATGACCAAAATTCCTGGACCGGTACTGCCGGGACCCAGCGGAAGTTTCATCCAGACTACCAAACGCCACTACAGCAGCGTCCTGCGCCTGGCCAAGAGCCACACCTCGGTGGCAAGTGGAAAAGATCTAGAACGCGATCAGAATCGAAGCAACGGTTCTGGCCAGAACACCACCGATGATTCCGGCATAAACATGGAGTTTTCAATAAGTGACGTGGAGCCGTCGTGCTCCGGGGAAAGTGGTCCCATACTGGAGACAATTCTCCAAGCGATTCCGACCACCACCAGTGAACTGGAAATGGAGCTAGCCGAGCAGCAAACTCTAAAGGAACTTCAACGTGTGGTCGCTGAAATGGAGGCCGAAGTGGCCCTAGACGATCTAGAGGAAATGCAGAAAGATGAAACGCATTCAGATGAACAACCAATCTTCGAGGTACTGCCAGAGGTGGAGGCGGCAGTCGAAGAGGCCAACCAGGAGGGTATCCAGAACTCTTTGGGATATGCCGAGCTCAAGTCACTGCACGAGCCAGATCCTGGAGCAGCCGAGGAGGCATCGAAGGAATCAGTGAAGTTGGAGGAGTTCAAGCCATCGCAGGACTTGTTTGAGCAGTTGGACTCGGAAGCTTCCACCGAGAAACCAACGACCTCTGGAGGAGGAGCCCCTCCAAAATCCTTTATCGAGGAGCAATTGCAAAAGTCAGTGGAGGAGTCGATTGTGGATCCCTGCCTGGAGCGGGCAAAACAGCTAATCGAAGAGCTGCAAGTGGCTTTGCGGGCTGCACCCGAAACTGACGAGGAGAAGTTCAAACGTGAACAATTGGAGAACTCTGATCCGGCAAGCCCAGCCGGATTCCTGGGCCAGAAGTTCCCCCACCAGGTACAGGCAGATGGAGCCACTGAAGTTGTGCCTGAAGTGGCATCGACGGAGGTTGCGGATGAGGACCTGTCCGCGACCTCGGAGGTGGCCTTGGTGGAGCGCCCATCGCAGGTCAGCCACATGGATGGATCAGTAGGCAGTGACCGCCGGATGGTGAGCCTGGAGCAGCTGCTCGATGCCGAACGTAATGTGGAGCTGCTGCGTCAACTACTCCAGGGTGGACCCGATGTGGATGAAGCTGCATCCGATATGATCACCGATACGGAGGCATACAGTGAGGAGACGGATTCCATCGCGACTGAagaggacgacgacgaggacgaaaacgaaaatgaaatTGTAACCGGGGACGAGGTGGCATCCGAAAACACGGAGGAGGAAATGATGAAGGCTGATTCCGAAACTGAAAAACCATCCAGCTACCTCTTCGCCATGATGCAACGTCTCGCAGGAAATAAGATGGCCCGAATCAGCTACCCCTTGCTGTTTTGTGGCCTGGCAATCAGTTTGATCTATCTCTCGCGCAAGGTTTAA